Part of the Falsibacillus albus genome, GCATTGTTGTAAATGCGGCGTGTCCAGGAGTATCCAGGAACGTGATTTTCTTGTCATTTACTTTTACTTGATAAGCACCGATATGCTGTGTGATCCCGCCGGCTTCTCCAGCAGTGACCTTTGTGTTGCGGATGGAATCAAGAAGCGTCGTTTTACCATGGTCTACGTGGCCCATGATCGTCACGACTGATGGACGTTCAACAAGATCGCCTTCTTCATCTTCCGTGAAATAAACTTCAAGATCCGTTGTATCGACCTTAATTTCTTCTTCCACTTCAACACCATATTCACCAGCAATCAATTCAATCGCATCTTTGTCGATTTCTTGATTGATTGTCGCCATGATTCCCAGCATGAATAGCTTCTTAATGATTTCAGAAGGTTCACGATGCAGCTTTTTTCCAAGTTCAGAAACAGTCAAAGAATCTGTGAATGTGATCTTTTCAGGCAATTCTTTTTCCTTTTTCTTTTGTTGCTGCGGCTGATTTTGCGGGCGATTGTTACCTTGATTTCTATTTTTCGGATTATTGCCTTTTTTCTTCTTCTGATTGTTGTTCAGGACTTTATTTTCTTTTGATTGATTTTGCTGATCATGTTTTTTGCCTTCACGGTTTTTAGGACCAGATTTCACCTTTACTTTTGTAGGTGCATCCTCCTTGTCATCCGTTTTTTGACCAGCAGGTTTTCCGCTGCCTTTAGGCTGGATATTCGTATTTTGTTTGGATGATTGTGGTTTAGCTTGTTTTTTTCCATTCTCATTTTTGACATTGAAAATAGAATCCAATTTCTTCACCGCATCATCTTCGATTGCGGTCATATGATTGGAGACTTCCACATTCATATCCTTCAACTTTGTAATGATATCCTTACTTGAAACATTATGTTTTTTTGCATATTCGTAAATTCGCATTTTACTCATATGTTCACCCCCATTGAGATTCATCGAGCAATAATGCAAGCTTTTTGGCAAAGCCTTCATCTATAACTGCCACGGCTACCCTCGCCTGTTTACCTATTGCCTGCCCGAGATCATCTCTGTTCTCTACCATCTTGACAGGTGTTCGGTAATAATGGCATTTATCCAGTATTTTCTTCGAAGTGTTTTGCGATGCATCCTTCGAGAGCAATACAAGCTTTGCTCGACCATTTTTAACTTCCTTCAAAACAAGCTCTTCGCCTGAAATGATTTTTCTTGCTCTATTTGCCAATCCTAATAATGACATCCATTGGTTTTGTTTCGTCATGTATGGTTAAATCCCCTTCTCCACAAGCTGAAGAAGTTCATCATAAATGGTATCATCTATTTTTGCACCTAGCTGGTTGGCTAAGGCGTTTTTTTTCTTAGCTGCTAAAATCGCTTCCTTTTCCAGAGAAAGATATGCCCCCCTGCCGGATTTTTTTCCGGTCGTGTCGATGGAGACTTCGCCTTCTTTGGAGCGTACGATGCGGACCATCTCTTTTTTAGGTTTCATTTCTCCGGTCGCGACACATTTTCTCATAGGAATCTTCTTTTGAGATGCCATTCTTTTCACCTCTGCCCTATTGCCTATTAATCAAGTTCTTCTTCAAAGTCAAACGCATTTTTCAATTCATCTTCATCATAATAAGAGTCCTCTTCAGCAGGTTCTTCATTGCCTCTAGGATAGATGCCTTGTTCCCTCGCTTCGGATTCGCTCTTAATATCAATTTTCCAGCCTGTTAATTTTGCTGCAAGACGGGCATTTTGACCTCTTTTCCCAATCGCAAGGGAAAGTTGATAGTCTGGAACCACAACAGTTGTAGCTTTTTCTTCTTCATCCACTTGAACGTCCAATACCTTTGAAGGGCTGAGTGCATTAGCAACGAAGACAACAGGATCTTCAGACCATTCGACAATATCGATTTTTTCACCTTTAAGTTCATTTACAATCGCTTGTACACGTGATCCTTTAGGACCTACACATGCTCCGACTGCATCCACTTCAGGGTTTTCAGCTTGCACGGAAATTTTGGAACGGTCTCCTGCTTCACGTGCCACCGACTTGATCTCAACGGTACCATCATAGATTTCTGGTACTTCGATTTCAAACAGGCGTTTTAAAAGACCTGGATGTGTTCTGGAAACAAAAATTTGAGGACCTTTGGTGGTCTTCTCCACCTTTGTGATGAAAACCTTCACACGATCGTGCGGTTTATAGCTTTCATTTTGCATTTGCTCACTCGGTGGAAGCAATGCTTCGATTTTCCCTAAGCTAACATAGATAAAGCGGGGATCTTGACGCTGAACGATACCGGTCATAATATCTTCTTCACGGTCAACGTATTCTGAATAAATAATTCCACGTTCAGCTTCACGTACACGTTGTGTAACGACTTGCTTCGCCGTTTGGGCTGCAATCCTTCCAAAGTCCTTCGGAGTTACTTCGATTTCGACTACATCCCCGACTTCGTATGCTGGATTGATCTTCGCAGCATCTTCTAAAGAAATTTCAAGGCGTGAATCGAAGACTTCATCCACTACCTCTTTGCGAGCGAATACACGCATCGTGCCAGAACCTAAGTTTAAGTCGATGCGGACATTCTGGGCTTGGTTAAAATTGCGTCGATATGCAGAAATCAGCGCTGCTTCGATCGCTTCAATCAAAATATCTCTCGAAATGCCTTTTTCTTTTTCAAGCAGATTGAGAGCATCTAATAATTCTGTGCTCATCTTTTTCATCCCCCTTCAATTAAAAACGATACCCTTTAAAAAGAAACGGCTAATCGGGCTTTTGCCACTTTGTCCATCGGCAGCTCGACCGTTTTCGTTTTAGTCTTGATCTTGATTTCTAATATCAAAGTATCGTTATCATACTCAAGAAGCGTTCCTTCAAAGGTTTTCTCGCCATCTATCGGTTCATATGTTTTCACATTTACATATTTCCCTACAGCCTTTTCAAAATCCTTCTCTTTTTTCAATGGCCGTTCAGCACCGGGTGAAGAAACTTCAAGAAAATAATTGTGAGGTATTGGGTCAATTTCATCCAGTTTTTCACTTAACCGTGTACTCACCAGCCCGCATTCCTCAATATCTACACCATTGTCCTTATCAATAAATACGCGAAGGAACCAGTTTTTCCCTTCTTTTACATACTCGATATCGATTAATTCGAGCTGCATATCCTCTAGAATAGGTGTAACGAGCTCTTCGACCATGTCCGTTACTTTACTCATACATACCTCCTGGATTTCTCGCAGATTCACTCCAAAAACTTCCTGTAACAACACGAAAGAGTGGGGGCGCCCCACTCTTTGACTTAGAGTTATAAGTAGTATTTCCAATAAAAATATACCATAACCAATATTTTTATGCAAATCAGAAAAGCGCAGGCAGCTTGCTTAGAGGCGTATTGACTGGACTGAAGCACCGCGAGATAAAGGAAACACGATTGGCGAAAGCCAATCGATGTTGACTTATCGTAAGCGTGCTGAGGGAAGTCTACTAGCCTCTAGCTGCCGGAGCTGGACAATAAGAAAAGCGGAGCCGGCTTGCTTAGAGGCGAAGAGATAAGGAACAAAGGCTAAGTTCACCACGTCCTGTGGCAACGCCTTTGCTAGTACATCCTGTACGTCGGAGATAAAGGAAACACGAAGAGCAAAGCGATGCGATGTTGACTTATCGTAGGGAAGAACCCCGAAGTTCGCTAGTCGATAGCCGGCGGAAAATTCGCCGTTTGTTGTCAATTGGTTGATATTTTTAATATTTGGTTGATAAATCCCCCAATTTGGTTGATATCTCAAAAATTAAGTTGATATGTCCACCCAATTGGTTGATAATTTGAAAATTTCATCTACAATACTTCGGCTGATGTGATTTCTCCCGCTGCCAAAATCATCTCCGTATTCATGTAAAAGAGGCTGCCCCATTAAAGCAGGGAGCAGCCTCTTAGATTAAAACAATGATAATTGATTCTGCTCTGGAAGGGATTCCAAACAGCCATGATTATCCAAGTATTCGATGATTGTTTTCGATACTCTTCCACGCTGCTGCAAATCTTCCTTGGACAGGAATTCGCCTTCTTCCCGTGCATTGACGATATTGATGGCGGCATTTGTGCCCAGTCCAGGAATGGAATTGAATGGAGGGATCAAGGTGTCTCCTTCAATGATGAATTCGTCAGCGCTTGATTTGTATAAATCAACCCGCTGGAACTTGAAGCCCCTCTCGCACATCTCGAGCGATAGTTCAAGAACTGTCAATAGGTTCTTTTCCTTTGTGGACATATCCAAACCTTTTGCATTGATTTCTTCTATTTTTGCACGAATCGCTTCTGTTCCGCGCACCATTGCATCAACATCGAAATCCTCTGCCCTAACGGTAAAGTATGCAGCATAATAAAGGAGCGGTAGATGCACTTTAAAGTATGCAATCCTTACTGCCATCAATACATAAGCAGCCGCATGGGCTTTCGGGAACATGTATTTGATCTTCTTACAAGAATCGATATACCATTCCGGAACCTCATTATTCCTCATTTCCTCTTCCATTTCGTCTGTCAGACCTTTACCTTTACGTACAGATTCCATGATTTTAAAGGCAAATGCCGGTTCCAGCCCTTGATAAATCAAATAAACCATGATGTCATCACGACAGCCGATAACTTCACTAAGGTTGCAGATGCTGTTATGGATCAGCTCCTGGGCATTCCCTAGCCAAACATCGGTCCCATGCGACAAGCCGGAAATCTGGACCAATTCGGAGAAAGTGGTAGGCTTTGTGTCTTCAAGCATCTGCCTGACAAACCTCGTACCAAATTCGGGAATTCCCAGCGTGCCCGTCTTGCACATGATTTGCTGTTCAGTTACGCCGAGCGGCTCAGGTCCGCTGAAAATCTTCATTACTTCTGGATCATCTGTAGGGATCGTCTTCGGATCGATCCCGCTCAAATCCTGCAGCATCCTGATCATCGTCGGATCATCGTGTCCCAGAATATCGAGTTTCAATAAGTTATCGTGTATGGAATGGAAATCAAAATGTGTCGTTTTCCATTCAGACTTATTATCATCGGCAGGAAATTGGATCGGCGAAAAATCGAATATATCCATGTAATCCGGTACGACGATGATTCCCCCTGGATGCTGTCCGGTTGTACGCTTGACACCTGTACATCCTTGTGCAAGTCGCTCAACTTCAGCTCCCCTTAAGGTTAAGTTATTATCCTGAGAGTATCCCTTTACATATCCGAACGCTGTCTTGTCGGCAACAGTGCCGATGGTCCCTGCACGATAAACATTGTCCTCACCGAAAAGAACTTTCGTATAATTGTGAGCTTGAGGCTGATATTCCCCCGAGAAATTCAAGTCGATATCTGGCACTTTATCCCCTTTGAAGCCAAGGAATGTTTCAAAAGGAATGTCGTGTCCATCTTTTTTGTAAACCGTTCCGCACTCTGGACAATCTTTATCCGGCAAGTCAAATCCAGATCCTACAGACCCATCGTTAAAGAATTCAGAGTGCTTGCAGTTTGGACATACATAATGAGGCGGGAGAGGATTTACCTCCGTTATTTCCGTCATCGTAGCAACAAATGACGACCCGACGGAACCACGGGACCCGACCAGATATCCGTCATTCAGCGATTTTTTAACAAGCTTATGCGATATCAAATAAATGACTGCAAAGCCGTGCCCGATGATGCTTTTCAATTCCTTCTCCAAACGGGCTTCAACGATTTCAGGAAGGTCATCTCCGTATATTTTTTTGGCCATGCCATAGCTCATGCTTCTCATTTCTTCGTCCGCGCCTTCGATTTTCGGGGTGTATAGATCATCTTTAATGACTTTGATCCCTTCAATCATGTCGGCAATTTTGTTCGTATTAGCGACGACAAGTTCCTTCGCTTTTTCTTCCCCAAGGAATGAAAAGCACTTCAGCATTTCGTCGGTGGTCCGGAAATGAACATCCGGGAGCTCATGCCTGTTTAACGGGTTAGCGCCTCCTTGCGAATTGACCAATATCTTTCGGTAAATTTTATCGTTGGGATTCAAATAGTGGACGTTTCCGGTTGCCACGACCGGGATATCCAGCTCTTCCCCAAGCTTCACAATATTGCCGATGATCTCTTCAAGTGCCTTTTCGTCCTGGACAAGCTCCATCTCAATCAAAGGTTTGTAGACATCTTTTGGATGCACTTCGAGATAATCATAAAATGAGGCAAGTTCCTTCACTTCCTCCGGAGCTTTTTGCATCATACCGGTAAAAACTTCCCCTTTATCGCAGCCAGACCCAATCAAAATTCCATCACGGTGCTTTTGAAGCTGAGAACGCGGAATCCTTGGAACTCGATAAAAGTAATTCAGATGGGCGATCGACACAAGCTTGAATATATTCTTCAATCCCTCTTCATTCTGGGCAAGAAGTGTGCAATGGGAAGGCCTTGCTCTCTTATAAGCATCGCCTTTCCCCATATAATCATTGAATTGATCATGGTATTCAATCCCTTTTTCGTGGGCATCTTTCAGCATCTTCAAAAGTAGGTAGCCAGTTGCTTCAGCATCATAAATAGCCCTATGATGCTGGGTCAAATCGATATCAAATTTCTTCGCCAATGTGTTCAATCGATGGTTTTTAAATTCAGGGTATAGCAGCCTGGCAACCTCGAGTGTATCGATGACCGGATTGACCGCTTTCCCAAGCCCGACGTTTTTGTATCCGACATTCAAGAAGCCCATATCAAACGAAGCGTTGTGGGCAACGAGAATTGAATCCCCGATCCAATCGTAGAATTTCTTTATGACTTCATCCACTTCCGGGGCATTTTCCACCATGTCATCTGTGATCCCTGTTAGATTGATGGTGGTTGCGGATAATCGATGATGGGGATTTGCAAAGGATTCAAATCGGTCAATGATCTCCCCATCTCGGATTTTGACAGCGGCTAACTCGATAATGGTATTGTAGACAGCGGAAAGCCCTGTCGTCTCAACATCGAATACGACATAAGTATCATCTGCAAGTAATCGATGAGCATCATTGTAAACGATTGGAACCCCGTCATCCACCAAATTCACTTCCACTCCATACAAGAGCTTGATGTCATGCTTTTTCCCTGCACTATAGGCTTCAGGGAAGGACTGTGCAACTGCATGATCGGTAATTGCTATGGCCGGGTGCCCCCATTTCTTTGCCTGGCCCACCAGTTCGCCGACAGATGAAACTGCATCCATTTGACTCATTGGTGTGTGAAGATGCAGCTCAACCCGTTTTTCACCTTCTGGAGCAAGGTCATGTCTCAGAACTGGCTTTATTTCATTAATGTCATTGGCAATCATCACAAGATCCCTGACAAAGGTATCATTTTGAACGCTTCCTCTGACCCTCACCCATAAACCTTTTTTGACACGATTGAACATTGCGGCATCTTCTTTATCGCGTGAGAACATTTTGATGATCATTGAGCTTGTATAATCGGTTATCTTAAAGGTCAACAATGTGCGTCCGCTTCGAAGCTCTTTCGTCTCTGCATCAAAGATATACCCTTCAATGGCGATTCTTCTTTCTTCATCATAAATGTCTTCCAACTTCCGGAAATCAGCGTCATTTTTGATGGTCAAGCCGATTTGCAATGGTCCAGAGTCCTCCACAGCATCTGATCCCTCTGATTCTTTCTTCTGCATTTCTATGACTGCTTGTTTAGCACGTTCTTCATCTTCTTTTAGTTTCGCTGCCAAGAATTGAGTATATTCCTCAGATGGCCCTTCTTCTTTTATTTCCGTATCCAGAATCAGCGGAGGAAACCCAATGCTTTGGTATATTTTCGTGATCCAATCACCGTATTTCTTTTTTAATGTCCTTGCTTCTGTATCGTTGGTGGCTTGGATCAATATCTTATTTCCCTTGATTGTAGGATGCTGCTTGTTCAACAGCGCAAGGAGCGGAGGGGAAATCCCATCTATCTCTTTGATGCAATGATTCCAATAGTCAATAATCAATTGATCTGAAATCGTAGAATCGATTGTTGTTATCGAAAAAGACACCTTAGCAATATGCTGGAAGGTTCGCTCAAGTCTTTGGGAAAACAGTGAAAATAAATCACATGGGATGATCTTGGAAAATTGAAATTGAAACTGCCACTTTTTTTCTTTGCGGTCAAGGACAAGCTTTACGATTTCAGCTCCGTCAAAGTAGGGCATATATTGATCTTCTGTAAGTTGTATTTGATCCAATAAAACACGAAATCGTTCTCGTTTATCGGAGGGATTGCCACTCATTTTTACACTCTCCCATCGATACTTCATTTTTCTCTAGTTAACATGTTAAGGAAAACATTGTACAAATTCAATGTTGATTTTTTCAAGAGACACAAATCTATTTGGTGATTTCATCTGCAAGCT contains:
- the rimP gene encoding ribosome maturation factor RimP — encoded protein: MSKVTDMVEELVTPILEDMQLELIDIEYVKEGKNWFLRVFIDKDNGVDIEECGLVSTRLSEKLDEIDPIPHNYFLEVSSPGAERPLKKEKDFEKAVGKYVNVKTYEPIDGEKTFEGTLLEYDNDTLILEIKIKTKTKTVELPMDKVAKARLAVSF
- the nusA gene encoding transcription termination factor NusA → MSTELLDALNLLEKEKGISRDILIEAIEAALISAYRRNFNQAQNVRIDLNLGSGTMRVFARKEVVDEVFDSRLEISLEDAAKINPAYEVGDVVEIEVTPKDFGRIAAQTAKQVVTQRVREAERGIIYSEYVDREEDIMTGIVQRQDPRFIYVSLGKIEALLPPSEQMQNESYKPHDRVKVFITKVEKTTKGPQIFVSRTHPGLLKRLFEIEVPEIYDGTVEIKSVAREAGDRSKISVQAENPEVDAVGACVGPKGSRVQAIVNELKGEKIDIVEWSEDPVVFVANALSPSKVLDVQVDEEEKATTVVVPDYQLSLAIGKRGQNARLAAKLTGWKIDIKSESEAREQGIYPRGNEEPAEEDSYYDEDELKNAFDFEEELD
- the rnpM gene encoding RNase P modulator RnpM yields the protein MASQKKIPMRKCVATGEMKPKKEMVRIVRSKEGEVSIDTTGKKSGRGAYLSLEKEAILAAKKKNALANQLGAKIDDTIYDELLQLVEKGI
- a CDS encoding PolC-type DNA polymerase III, whose product is MSGNPSDKRERFRVLLDQIQLTEDQYMPYFDGAEIVKLVLDRKEKKWQFQFQFSKIIPCDLFSLFSQRLERTFQHIAKVSFSITTIDSTISDQLIIDYWNHCIKEIDGISPPLLALLNKQHPTIKGNKILIQATNDTEARTLKKKYGDWITKIYQSIGFPPLILDTEIKEEGPSEEYTQFLAAKLKEDEERAKQAVIEMQKKESEGSDAVEDSGPLQIGLTIKNDADFRKLEDIYDEERRIAIEGYIFDAETKELRSGRTLLTFKITDYTSSMIIKMFSRDKEDAAMFNRVKKGLWVRVRGSVQNDTFVRDLVMIANDINEIKPVLRHDLAPEGEKRVELHLHTPMSQMDAVSSVGELVGQAKKWGHPAIAITDHAVAQSFPEAYSAGKKHDIKLLYGVEVNLVDDGVPIVYNDAHRLLADDTYVVFDVETTGLSAVYNTIIELAAVKIRDGEIIDRFESFANPHHRLSATTINLTGITDDMVENAPEVDEVIKKFYDWIGDSILVAHNASFDMGFLNVGYKNVGLGKAVNPVIDTLEVARLLYPEFKNHRLNTLAKKFDIDLTQHHRAIYDAEATGYLLLKMLKDAHEKGIEYHDQFNDYMGKGDAYKRARPSHCTLLAQNEEGLKNIFKLVSIAHLNYFYRVPRIPRSQLQKHRDGILIGSGCDKGEVFTGMMQKAPEEVKELASFYDYLEVHPKDVYKPLIEMELVQDEKALEEIIGNIVKLGEELDIPVVATGNVHYLNPNDKIYRKILVNSQGGANPLNRHELPDVHFRTTDEMLKCFSFLGEEKAKELVVANTNKIADMIEGIKVIKDDLYTPKIEGADEEMRSMSYGMAKKIYGDDLPEIVEARLEKELKSIIGHGFAVIYLISHKLVKKSLNDGYLVGSRGSVGSSFVATMTEITEVNPLPPHYVCPNCKHSEFFNDGSVGSGFDLPDKDCPECGTVYKKDGHDIPFETFLGFKGDKVPDIDLNFSGEYQPQAHNYTKVLFGEDNVYRAGTIGTVADKTAFGYVKGYSQDNNLTLRGAEVERLAQGCTGVKRTTGQHPGGIIVVPDYMDIFDFSPIQFPADDNKSEWKTTHFDFHSIHDNLLKLDILGHDDPTMIRMLQDLSGIDPKTIPTDDPEVMKIFSGPEPLGVTEQQIMCKTGTLGIPEFGTRFVRQMLEDTKPTTFSELVQISGLSHGTDVWLGNAQELIHNSICNLSEVIGCRDDIMVYLIYQGLEPAFAFKIMESVRKGKGLTDEMEEEMRNNEVPEWYIDSCKKIKYMFPKAHAAAYVLMAVRIAYFKVHLPLLYYAAYFTVRAEDFDVDAMVRGTEAIRAKIEEINAKGLDMSTKEKNLLTVLELSLEMCERGFKFQRVDLYKSSADEFIIEGDTLIPPFNSIPGLGTNAAINIVNAREEGEFLSKEDLQQRGRVSKTIIEYLDNHGCLESLPEQNQLSLF
- a CDS encoding YlxQ family RNA-binding protein, with product MTKQNQWMSLLGLANRARKIISGEELVLKEVKNGRAKLVLLSKDASQNTSKKILDKCHYYRTPVKMVENRDDLGQAIGKQARVAVAVIDEGFAKKLALLLDESQWG